A window of Salvia splendens isolate huo1 chromosome 8, SspV2, whole genome shotgun sequence genomic DNA:
ATCTCGCGGTTACTTCAAATAAAGCTATCGTTTGGATCTTAATTATCATCAGGTGCTCAGTTTTCAAATTATCTCTTGTTCTGCCATCTTCTGTTTCCATCTTAACACACAGTTCTTCGATGTTGATGGATCACTGCATCCCTTCGGCTTTTAATTTTTCTGAGTTTTGGTTGATATGATGTGTATTTAAGGATTTTGGCTACCATAAGAAACTAAATATATTAGCTGTGTTTCAAGTAAAGAAACTATGATAATGACTCTTTTGGTAGCATTGCTGGAGTAAAATCTAAGACTGAAACATTGATTATATTGCTAAAGGCTAACTGTGGATAATTGACATTAGAACTTGCTCACATAACATAAATTGTCAAAATCTTGCTTCATCTGTATGAATGCACCAAGTGGTGGATCCAGGATTTCGGAAATAGAGGGGACGGACATGGGAATTTTACGTCCGAATAAGGGAAAATTAGTCACATGGCCCGCCACTAAATGCACCCACTTTTGCTGGCACAACTGGcacaaaatattgaaataattctTGTGATTTGCAAGATATGATCTGATATTTTATATAGTTGTGCTTGGAAAGGGAATGAAATATCAAAGTTTTAACAAGTTAGGAAAGATCTCAATACCATTTGCTTAAATACAACATAATCACATTATGATCCTTGTGGACCAAGATGGTGTGCTATTTATCTGCCTTGACGTCGGTCCTTTCTCCACTCCCACGGCATCTCAGGGTTAGAAGACGACCATAAACCCACACGTTTTGCGCGAGCCTCTTTCTCCCACTACATTGTACACAACATAAAGGCTTAAAATCCAAAATAACCAGGGAAGAAGATAAGGTGTAACTGGATGATAACCTTATCCAACTCCGGACGTCGATCGTAGGCTTTGTAGTGCCATGCTAGCCCCTTCTTAAGCATCGATTcctatcaaaattcaaaactctCATGTCGCCGCATTGTGTTCAAATCATAATCAAAGATTCCATCGGAGAGAGGTTGATCATACTACCTGAACGAAGATGCCATTGCAATATATATCTCCTACGCACCTACCATAACGATCTTCATCAAACACAAGGACTCTTAAACACTTGTTCTGCACAATCTTTACCAGCTCGTCCTTCGCTTCTTGTCTAAACGGCATTTTACCCTCCGGTGCATCAATTCCCCTGTTTAAGTATCATACAAGTCTCAACAATCATCACATTCAAATGCattttatgtaaaaaaaaaaatacctcaatCTTATTCTGTATTTCTTGGCAAGAACCTCCTCGTGTTGAAGGTTTATCACCCTGCAAACAAAGCCTTATCAGCACCGGTTTTCTAATCTATTCTGTACGCACATATCATCCGAACTTATATCCTGCATCAATAATATATCTGTGGAGTTCATCCGCACGATCATAATTCCTCTGAGCGCGAGCGCTAGCTCTTTCAAAAGCTGCAACATGGACCTCCCTAGGAACATTCGCAGACTCCCTAGAGTCCTCAACGCTTACATATACTGTAATTGTATCGCCATCAGCCACAGCCTTGGGATCCACCTGTAGACACCGCCTGATCGCACAGTTACTGAATAAGAAACAACGTTTAAATAATTGGAAAATGGTTGAAAAGAAGCGTCTTTTTGTATCTCACGGGTATAGTATGTAATTCGAACTTGAGACCTTGAGGCCGGGAGGGAGGAACCCCGGTGGTGAGCTCCACCAAAGTGTGAGGCAGGGGAAGGCCATAGAAAGCTAAGAGACCCTTTACAAGCAAAGCAATCAAGATTACATAAATCAACATTGTTGTACGCATTATTCCAAGAGGTATGAGGCTAATCCTGTTAGAAACCTCGACGTCTGCCTTCTGATGCCTCTTGAGCATTGGCGGACCTGCGGATGCGACTTGCGGTTTTCTttgattcaagttatatggaagagataactgaaccaGATGGATCAgctagcaaatgtcgttgctacttgatcaagttgctctCGCTCTTgcacgccaccaatgtaatttataaactctcaattttgcactactttaacagtaaagcggcaagttcggggtcgatcccacagagaagcttgtgtatcaagtgtgtgagtagtgaacagggggttggctgctgccacgctttaacttttgggagtttttaactattgATTTTACTTTAGAtagaaaagtaactaactatTTGCTGAATggaattttaactactgggtcaagtgaaattcagactggaatgaaaattaactacttagAATAGTAAACACGATGACGAAAACAGAACAACTTCGATTTTATATTCAGAATCCAAACAAGTGCAGCGaacatgcggaatacaaaaagCTCGAAACTTTAACTACAAAGCAacttgaaattaaactaagctaacactacggaaatacgaaagcaagtaaactgAGAAAATCCTCGGCAGGAAACTTGAGACAACGCTGACAGATACAGAGTATTCTGTAgtgctcccttcggtcgctcttttctctaactaagcattactttatctaaacTATCTAGAGGACTGGACTAAACTAGAGaactaactaaactaaagacaGAAAGTAAAAGATCCCATTCttttgtggtggcacatcctctatttataggctcggcacgacctccagctggataacgatcttggcagggaatattctctcatgctgagagtgagcgactcattgattgctacatgctttccttctagaatgacgacgcttttcagtaacagattcatgactcagctccgtccttgcgtctcatatatcagcacgtgtccccttctagaacgttgtccttgataacagaatgatgcacaccatccagctcattgcctCACATGTCCTTCTAGAAGCCAGTGGTTCCCTCCTTGACTATTTGATTACctcccttgatcaactcccccgattcctAGCCTTTTTttgcctattgtacttgcttgatcagtttggccttgttgccttggtcaagcggcattcctgcacatttaacacttgctttgcccgataaaaccgatcaagtagcgtacattttacccctaaaccgatgcatgaaatgtgccttatcaaactgctcacacttaaaacatacttgtccccaagtataaagaaaaagataagacaaatttcaggcatggtgtactcatttcaagaaaataaaagaagacgaaaaagaaaacaagactcgaaataaacacatattcacatagatgcattagatcgaataaatctccaacaatcatacccgaggtcgaggtcaatccattttccagcagcttatgcttcttccttttcgcttttacttgatcaaggtgtcagttcgtcaagattgcCCAATTtcaaaaccactgttggattcactcagtcactcatttctcactagagatgttaggactgttcactcggtattgccacaaatttaatacatcgaatcggattgcacaagatagttctttaaggtctttgtttcgggtgtaatggggcttaagtgtagtggtgtatcaaggtagggtcctaggtattctaagtttaaaaatataaaccgtaaaaagaaaaacacatgagtcaagagaccaaagatttgaatttttttattttgccacTAGATACCTCACTTGGTCAAGTGGTGACTTTTAGCCTTAAATTTTTGGCTTATTTTTCTAACTTTCTACTTaccgggtcaggttacaactttttcctgCCCCCTTTTTTCTCAACttatcttttctctctctctctctctctatctctctctctctctctctctctctctgacttgatttctaacttgatcaacctgattgattaactcgctcaacccggctaccttttatttttactttctatCGTACCACCCCTTAGTTTGAAATGACTCATCTCTTGACCTATTTTCCTCATGTGTTtgtaaaagaaaaggaaaagtgtATGGATATGGGTTCTGGTTTCAAAAGAACGGGTCAAAGTGTATAGGCTCAATTTGGTTAACTAAGGGATGAATTGCTTGgcgaggcgggttcgtggagcgaaagaagaaaagactcaaattggttaagtcctaatgcctttaatCCTTACGACtagtgcaattttcatctaaatataaaaaattcagcctctcgtaaaattattttttttataaaaatagtagaaagtgttctactttggcttataactcacatatagagaggcttcacagtaagtTTAAAATTTGAGCATTtacatcatacttgcgtcgttcaaactgatcaagtttttttgcaatcaagtttcaaCATGTAAACATATTGATTCTtttctctaactcttcccaaagtaatcaagtcttccacttaTCCAATTTCGTGCgtattgcctatttattactaactgatattttgtgttttcaaacttttgacatgtatgatttttattttctggaactaaccctcccccttcCCACTGcgtatgaactcgtcctcgagggactggatgtaGTGGAAAAGGGTTAGGTACAGACAATGCATGCCagaaaaaacaaggaaaacttttcacacttagaccagacactgggctaagtgtgaaatAGTGCCAACAGTCAAACATGCCaatcaaaacagaaaaaataaacaaaaaacaaaacagatataggcataccaacaaacacaaacaaaaacaaacatgcataacttctcacacttagacccaacacaggtctaagtgtgaggtggAGCAGAAAATCAGTTAtacaaaacaaaatcaaataaaattaaaattgttttgaGATTTAAATGAGCTGAGATGGGGGGGTTGTACTTAATGCTTCCGGGGAGGTTGACTGGTGGGAGCTGTGGGTGGGCTGGAGGATGATGGGCGCCTAGacggaggagagcttgtagagggaggtggtggttggcTGGCAAGGGTCTGTTGGCGGATCGCCTCCAGAATCCTAGCTTGAGCAACCAGCTGGGCATGAAAGTTTTCCACCAGGTGCTTAAGCATCTGCTCTATGCGGAGCCTCCATTCATTGTTAGCCCGTGCAGCCTC
This region includes:
- the LOC121745843 gene encoding staphylococcal-like nuclease CAN2 is translated as MGNALRFLYAKELGKHVVSSRKAQCNWYKKLAVAWRETKPPPKSAEEASRLVSPPMLKRHQKADVEGLLAFYGLPLPHTLVELTTGVPPSRPQGLKFELHTIPVDPKAVADGDTITVYVSVEDSRESANVPREVHVAAFERASARAQRNYDRADELHRYIIDAGYKVINLQHEEVLAKKYRIRLRGIDAPEGKMPFRQEAKDELVKIVQNKCLRVLVFDEDRYGRCVGDIYCNGIFVQESMLKKGLAWHYKAYDRRPELDKWEKEARAKRVGLWSSSNPEMPWEWRKDRRQGR